In Streptomyces hawaiiensis, one genomic interval encodes:
- a CDS encoding aldo/keto reductase, giving the protein MRYRRLGGLWVSAVGLGAMPLSIEGRPDEERALATVHAALDAGVTLLDTADSYHLPGAEPGHNERLVARALAAYGGDTSGVLVATKGGRGRPAGGDWTVNGSPRHLKAAAEASRKRLGVEAIGLYQLHKPDPAVPFEESAGALRELLDAGTIRLAGLSNVDADQIRKGREILGDRLVSVQNRYSPAVRDSEPELRLCAELGLAFLPWSPLGGLARSSLDGPSRTEGAGRFGAFHAVAAERGVSPQQVGLAWLLARSPAVVPIPGASRPETAGGSAAAADLLLTAEERARLDEAAGPVRA; this is encoded by the coding sequence ATGCGCTACCGCAGACTCGGCGGGCTGTGGGTGAGCGCGGTCGGGCTCGGCGCGATGCCGCTGTCCATCGAGGGCCGGCCGGACGAGGAGCGCGCCCTGGCCACCGTGCATGCCGCGCTCGACGCGGGCGTGACCCTTCTGGACACGGCCGACTCGTACCATCTGCCGGGTGCGGAGCCCGGCCACAACGAACGTCTGGTGGCCCGCGCGCTGGCCGCCTACGGCGGCGACACCTCCGGCGTCCTGGTGGCGACGAAGGGCGGCCGCGGCCGCCCGGCGGGCGGCGACTGGACGGTCAACGGCTCCCCACGCCACCTCAAGGCCGCCGCCGAGGCGTCGCGCAAGCGGCTGGGAGTGGAGGCGATCGGCCTCTACCAGCTGCACAAGCCCGACCCCGCGGTGCCCTTCGAGGAGTCGGCTGGCGCGCTGCGCGAGCTGCTCGACGCGGGCACGATCCGGCTGGCGGGCCTGTCCAACGTGGACGCCGACCAGATCCGCAAGGGGCGCGAGATCCTCGGCGACCGGCTGGTGTCGGTGCAGAACCGGTACTCCCCCGCCGTCCGGGACAGCGAGCCGGAGCTGCGGCTGTGCGCGGAACTGGGGTTGGCGTTCCTGCCGTGGAGCCCGCTGGGCGGGCTGGCCCGCAGCTCCCTGGACGGGCCGTCGCGCACGGAGGGAGCCGGCCGCTTCGGCGCCTTCCACGCGGTGGCGGCGGAGCGTGGCGTCAGTCCTCAACAGGTCGGGCTGGCCTGGCTGCTGGCCCGGTCCCCGGCGGTCGTCCCGATTCCCGGGGCGAGCCGTCCGGAGACGGCCGGGGGCTCGGCGGCCGCGGCGGACCTGCTGCTCACGGCGGAGGAAAGGGCCCGGCTGGACGAGGCGGCGGGGCCGGTTCGCGCCTAG
- a CDS encoding Lrp/AsnC family transcriptional regulator, whose product MGVQAATPKEPRHLRTAADETSVAFDALDRQILQLLQTDGRIKLSELGRRVRLSPAAVTERVRRLEAAGVISGYGAHVVPARLGYGIQAFIRVNPHGGYTLKHPRTLELIERPEITEVHHVVGEDCWILKVAVRDTVHLENVLEGVSALGRTTTSIVLTSPVERKPLLP is encoded by the coding sequence ATGGGAGTTCAGGCCGCCACGCCGAAAGAACCACGGCATCTACGCACCGCCGCCGACGAAACATCGGTGGCCTTCGACGCGCTGGACCGGCAGATCCTCCAACTGCTCCAGACCGACGGCCGGATCAAGCTCAGCGAGCTGGGCCGCCGGGTCAGGCTCAGCCCCGCGGCCGTCACCGAGCGGGTGCGACGGCTGGAGGCGGCGGGTGTGATCAGCGGCTACGGCGCCCACGTCGTGCCGGCCCGGCTCGGCTACGGCATCCAGGCGTTCATCCGCGTGAACCCGCACGGCGGCTACACCCTCAAGCACCCCAGGACCCTGGAGCTGATCGAGCGTCCCGAGATCACCGAGGTGCACCACGTGGTCGGGGAGGACTGCTGGATCCTCAAGGTCGCCGTCCGGGACACCGTCCATCTGGAGAACGTCCTGGAGGGCGTCTCCGCGCTCGGCCGCACCACGACGTCGATCGTGCTGACCTCCCCGGTGGAGCGGAAACCGCTGTTGCCTTGA
- a CDS encoding NAD-dependent epimerase/dehydratase family protein, producing MEKALNVLVIGGNRYVGKRLIARLLSEGHRVTVLNRGSSPPPAGVEQLRADRDDERSLTGALGSRVFDVVVDQVCYTPRQAAIARRVFTGRTRRYVLTSTVEVYEYEDSPALVREEAVDPSTVTVDPDQPWDDPAFLEAHYGEGKRQAEAVLAAGPEFESTAVRVAHVLGGDDDFTGRLAHYAERIRTGEPIAVPTSNRPATYVYVEEIARFLAWTAGEDFTGPVNAASPGALSTEELCAAVAAHVPGGRTEFRPIEVGEVSPFSFRRSYGMDNARAARLGFTFSDTRQWLPRAVAETLGKGD from the coding sequence ATGGAAAAGGCCCTGAACGTCCTGGTCATCGGCGGGAACCGTTACGTCGGAAAGCGTCTGATCGCACGGCTGCTCTCCGAAGGCCACCGTGTCACCGTGCTGAACCGGGGGTCCTCCCCGCCGCCCGCCGGGGTGGAGCAGTTGCGCGCCGACCGGGACGACGAGCGGTCGCTGACCGGCGCGCTCGGCTCCCGGGTCTTCGACGTCGTCGTCGACCAGGTCTGTTACACCCCGCGCCAGGCGGCGATCGCCCGCCGCGTCTTCACCGGCCGCACCCGCCGCTATGTGCTGACCTCGACGGTCGAGGTGTACGAGTACGAGGACTCCCCCGCCCTCGTACGGGAGGAGGCCGTCGACCCGTCCACCGTCACCGTCGACCCGGATCAGCCCTGGGACGACCCCGCGTTCCTGGAGGCCCACTACGGGGAGGGCAAGCGGCAGGCCGAGGCGGTCCTCGCGGCCGGGCCGGAGTTCGAGTCCACGGCGGTGCGGGTCGCCCATGTGCTGGGCGGCGACGACGACTTCACGGGCAGGCTGGCCCACTACGCCGAGCGGATCCGCACGGGCGAGCCGATCGCCGTGCCGACGTCGAACCGGCCGGCCACCTACGTGTACGTCGAGGAGATCGCCCGCTTCCTGGCCTGGACGGCGGGCGAGGACTTCACCGGGCCGGTGAACGCCGCCTCCCCCGGGGCGCTGAGCACCGAGGAGCTGTGCGCGGCGGTGGCCGCTCATGTCCCCGGCGGCCGGACCGAGTTCCGGCCCATCGAGGTCGGCGAGGTCTCGCCGTTCTCCTTCCGCCGCTCCTACGGCATGGACAACGCCCGGGCCGCCCGGCTCGGGTTCACCTTCAGCGACACCCGGCAGTGGCTGCCGCGGGCCGTCGCCGAGACGCTCGGGAAGGGCGACTGA
- a CDS encoding DHA2 family efflux MFS transporter permease subunit, whose translation MRLVMNEPAERTDRPYARRWWALLVLCLSLLIIVMANTALTVAAPDMTEDLGLTSADLQWVIDGYTVPYAALMLLLGAIGDKYSRRGALVLGLVVFAGGSVFGYLADSSATVIAARAVMGAGAAMIMPATLSLLAATFPRAERAKAITLWTATAGLAIAAGPLVAGALLEDHGWSSTFLINVPVAILALFGALALVPPSKAADRGRIDYGGGLLSVVWIAALVYMIIEGPHFGWGAKAVTAAVVAGAGLLAFVLWELRHPRPLLDVRRFTDRGFAGSNLAVALFFLAVFGAFYYLTQHLQFVLGYDALDTGLRMLPLAGAVFVGAALTGLLTPRVGMKWTVTAGMVGGTAALALLTQVGSDSSYGDFVAPLVVLGLSIGLALSPCTDAIMGAFPESELGVGGAVNDTSLELGGSLGIAILGSLLATSYSGHLSDATAGSKLPAGSLSTAQDSVGAGYAVAQGIGDKARQLAEQAAHTSDPQQAERLRAQAEQLGGGARQMADAVGSAFSDAVAHTSLIGAVILGVGTVVVALLLPGKSKTVDEPAAEDKEPESAGAR comes from the coding sequence ATGCGACTCGTCATGAACGAACCGGCCGAGAGGACGGACCGCCCCTACGCACGCCGCTGGTGGGCGCTCCTCGTGCTCTGCCTCAGCCTGCTGATCATCGTGATGGCCAACACCGCCCTCACCGTCGCCGCGCCCGACATGACCGAGGACCTCGGCCTGACCAGCGCCGACCTGCAGTGGGTGATCGACGGATACACCGTCCCCTACGCCGCGCTGATGCTGCTGCTCGGCGCGATAGGCGACAAGTACAGCCGCCGCGGCGCGCTCGTCCTCGGGCTGGTCGTGTTCGCGGGCGGCTCCGTCTTCGGCTACCTCGCCGACAGCTCCGCGACGGTCATCGCCGCACGGGCCGTGATGGGCGCCGGCGCCGCGATGATCATGCCCGCCACGCTGTCCCTGCTCGCCGCGACCTTCCCGCGCGCCGAACGCGCCAAGGCCATCACCCTGTGGACCGCCACGGCCGGACTCGCCATCGCGGCGGGACCGCTGGTCGCCGGCGCGCTGCTGGAGGACCACGGCTGGTCCTCGACGTTCCTCATCAACGTCCCCGTCGCGATCCTCGCCCTCTTCGGCGCCCTCGCCCTCGTACCGCCGTCGAAGGCCGCCGACCGCGGGCGCATCGACTACGGCGGCGGACTGCTGTCGGTGGTGTGGATCGCCGCGCTGGTCTACATGATCATCGAGGGGCCGCACTTCGGCTGGGGCGCCAAGGCCGTCACGGCGGCCGTCGTCGCCGGAGCCGGGCTTCTCGCCTTCGTCCTGTGGGAGCTGCGCCACCCGCGCCCGCTCCTCGACGTCCGCCGCTTCACCGACCGCGGCTTCGCCGGCTCCAACCTCGCCGTCGCCCTGTTCTTCCTTGCGGTCTTCGGCGCCTTCTACTACCTGACGCAGCACCTCCAGTTCGTCCTCGGCTACGACGCCCTGGACACGGGCCTGCGCATGCTGCCGCTGGCGGGCGCCGTGTTCGTCGGAGCGGCCCTCACCGGTCTCCTCACGCCCCGGGTCGGCATGAAGTGGACCGTCACGGCCGGCATGGTCGGCGGCACGGCGGCCCTGGCACTGCTCACCCAGGTCGGTTCGGATTCGTCGTACGGCGACTTCGTCGCGCCCCTGGTCGTCCTCGGCCTCTCGATCGGGCTCGCCCTCTCGCCCTGCACGGACGCCATCATGGGGGCGTTCCCGGAGTCGGAGCTGGGCGTCGGCGGCGCGGTGAACGACACGTCGCTGGAGCTCGGCGGTTCGCTGGGCATCGCCATCCTGGGCTCGCTGCTGGCCACGTCGTACTCCGGCCACCTCTCGGACGCCACGGCCGGCAGCAAGCTCCCCGCCGGCTCCCTGTCCACGGCCCAGGACTCCGTCGGCGCCGGGTACGCCGTCGCCCAGGGCATCGGCGACAAGGCCCGGCAGCTCGCCGAGCAGGCCGCGCACACCAGCGACCCCCAGCAGGCCGAGCGGCTTCGGGCGCAGGCCGAACAGCTCGGCGGAGGTGCCCGGCAGATGGCCGACGCGGTCGGGTCCGCGTTCTCCGACGCGGTCGCCCACACCAGCCTGATCGGGGCCGTGATCCTGGGCGTCGGCACAGTGGTGGTGGCGCTGCTGCTGCCCGGCAAGTCGAAGACGGTGGACGAGCCCGCCGCGGAGGACAAGGAACCGGAGTCGGCCGGGGCCCGCTGA